A genomic segment from Micromonospora echinaurantiaca encodes:
- a CDS encoding undecaprenyl-diphosphate phosphatase has translation MTWVEAIVLGIVQGLTEFLPVSSSGHLRITSAIFFERDAGASFTAVTQLGTEAAVLIYFAKDIWRITRTWLVGITDKSVRSSLDYRMGWYVIVGSIPIGLFGFLFKDQIRTAGRNLWLVATTLIVFAFVLAFAEYWGRQTRTLQNFRMSDGVVMGFAQAMALIPGVSRSGGTLTAGLLLNLTREAAARYSFLLAIPAVVMSGIFSVGDVFEPAAPGTSAPSVAQMIVATVIAFAIGYAAIAWLLRYVAHHTLYVFVLYRVALGTLVLALLMTGTISAT, from the coding sequence GTGACCTGGGTCGAAGCCATCGTCCTGGGCATCGTCCAGGGATTGACGGAGTTCCTTCCGGTCAGCTCGTCCGGCCACCTGCGGATCACCTCCGCGATCTTCTTCGAGCGGGACGCCGGGGCGTCGTTCACCGCGGTGACCCAGCTGGGCACCGAGGCGGCGGTGCTGATCTACTTCGCCAAGGACATCTGGCGGATCACCCGGACGTGGCTGGTCGGGATCACGGACAAGTCGGTCCGCTCCAGCCTCGACTACCGGATGGGCTGGTACGTGATCGTCGGCTCGATCCCGATCGGGCTGTTCGGCTTCCTGTTCAAGGACCAGATCCGTACCGCCGGCCGCAACCTGTGGCTGGTCGCCACCACGCTGATCGTCTTCGCGTTCGTCCTCGCGTTCGCCGAGTACTGGGGCCGGCAGACCCGCACCCTGCAGAACTTCCGGATGAGCGACGGCGTGGTGATGGGCTTCGCCCAGGCGATGGCGCTGATCCCCGGGGTGTCCCGCTCCGGCGGCACGCTCACCGCCGGGCTGCTGCTCAACCTGACCCGCGAGGCGGCCGCCCGGTACTCGTTCCTGCTGGCCATCCCAGCCGTGGTGATGTCCGGGATCTTCAGCGTCGGTGACGTCTTCGAACCGGCCGCCCCCGGCACCTCGGCGCCGTCGGTCGCCCAGATGATCGTCGCCACGGTCATCGCGTTCGCCATCGGCTACGCGGCCATCGCCTGGCTGCTGCGCTACGTCGCCCACCACACCCTGTACGTCTTCGTGCTCTACCGGGTCGCGCTGGGCACCCTGGTCCTCGCCCTGCTGATGACCGGCACCATCAGCGCCACCTAA